The following are encoded together in the Robertmurraya sp. FSL R5-0851 genome:
- the spoVAE gene encoding stage V sporulation protein AE has protein sequence MIYFWAFVVGGLICIIGQIMFDVFKLTPGHTLSALVVIGALLDGFGLYEPLIDFAGAGATVPITSFGNSLVHGAMQEAEKHGLVGVLTGMFEVTSSGISAAIVFGMIGALIFKPKG, from the coding sequence ATGATCTATTTTTGGGCTTTTGTCGTAGGCGGTTTAATTTGTATCATTGGGCAAATTATGTTTGATGTATTTAAATTGACACCAGGTCATACCTTAAGTGCTCTTGTAGTGATTGGGGCGCTTTTAGATGGATTTGGACTATACGAGCCTTTGATTGATTTTGCTGGGGCAGGGGCTACCGTTCCGATTACAAGTTTTGGGAATTCGCTTGTTCATGGTGCGATGCAGGAAGCAGAAAAACATGGGTTAGTTGGTGTACTGACAGGAATGTTTGAAGTAACTAGTTCTGGTATTTCAGCTGCCATTGTTTTCGGCATGATAGGAGCTTTAATTTTTAAGCCAAAAGGATAA
- the spoVAD gene encoding stage V sporulation protein AD — protein MLAGHRTWIFEQKPVIISTGTVGGPFEANGAIPDDFDTLHADLWLGQDSYEKAHKILFEEACQKAMEKGGIQKDQVQFILAGDLINQITPTSFASRTIGAPYFGLFGACSTSMEGLALGAYIVNTKGAKYLLTGASSHDTAVEKQFRYPTEYGGQKPPTAQWTVTGAGAALLSDTGEGPHVTSATIGRVIDMGLTDPFNMGGAMAPAAVDTIEAHLKERNVEPSYYDLIVTGDLGQIGQEVSMDLFKKHGTPISEEQYQDCGLMIYREGQPVLAGASGAGCSATVVYGHLLNRMKKGEFKRMLVVATGALLSPLSFQQNETIPCIAHAVSIEYGGEQLT, from the coding sequence ATGCTAGCAGGTCATCGTACATGGATCTTCGAACAAAAGCCTGTCATTATCTCCACTGGAACCGTTGGTGGACCATTTGAAGCCAATGGTGCTATCCCAGATGATTTCGATACTCTTCATGCTGATTTATGGCTTGGGCAGGATTCCTATGAGAAAGCACATAAAATCCTTTTTGAAGAGGCTTGCCAAAAAGCCATGGAAAAAGGGGGCATACAAAAGGATCAAGTTCAATTTATCCTAGCTGGGGACTTAATCAATCAAATCACCCCAACAAGTTTCGCTAGCAGAACGATTGGAGCGCCTTATTTTGGCTTATTCGGTGCTTGCTCTACCTCGATGGAAGGACTGGCTCTAGGTGCTTATATTGTAAATACAAAAGGAGCGAAATATTTGTTAACAGGAGCTTCCAGTCATGATACAGCTGTTGAAAAACAATTTCGGTATCCAACTGAGTATGGTGGACAAAAGCCACCTACGGCACAATGGACGGTTACTGGTGCAGGTGCAGCCCTATTAAGTGATACTGGGGAAGGACCTCATGTCACATCTGCCACAATTGGTCGTGTAATCGATATGGGATTGACAGATCCATTTAACATGGGAGGAGCTATGGCGCCAGCTGCGGTTGATACCATTGAAGCCCATTTAAAGGAACGAAATGTTGAGCCATCTTATTACGATTTAATTGTAACCGGTGACCTTGGCCAAATCGGACAGGAAGTGTCCATGGATCTATTTAAAAAGCATGGAACTCCTATTAGTGAAGAACAATACCAAGATTGTGGCCTTATGATTTATCGGGAAGGACAACCCGTTCTTGCAGGGGCAAGCGGTGCAGGCTGTTCAGCAACGGTAGTTTATGGGCATTTATTAAACCGCATGAAAAAAGGTGAATTTAAACGAATGTTAGTTGTGGCTACAGGTGCTTTGCTTTCACCGTTGTCCTTTCAGCAAAATGAAACAATTCCTTGTATCGCCCATGCAGTGTCAATTGAATACGGAGGTGAACAATTAACATGA
- the spoVAC gene encoding stage V sporulation protein AC produces the protein MSNNQKKQLTPVQQEYQKLQKQREIKRPVVKNCIKAFLTGGLICLIGQLISDFYIYYFDFTEQTAGNPTVGTLIFITMLLTGFGVYDRMAQFGGAGTAVPVTGFGNAVISPAIEHRTEGFVLGVGGNMFKLAGAVILFGVFSAFVIALIKTTLIQWGGL, from the coding sequence ATGTCTAACAATCAAAAGAAACAACTTACTCCTGTGCAACAGGAATATCAAAAATTGCAAAAACAACGAGAGATCAAAAGACCGGTTGTTAAAAATTGCATTAAGGCCTTTTTAACCGGTGGACTTATTTGTTTGATTGGTCAGCTTATTTCAGACTTTTACATTTATTATTTCGATTTTACTGAGCAAACGGCCGGAAATCCGACGGTGGGTACGTTAATTTTTATTACAATGCTTCTTACTGGTTTTGGCGTATATGATCGAATGGCCCAATTTGGTGGGGCTGGAACAGCTGTACCTGTAACAGGTTTTGGCAATGCGGTTATATCGCCTGCCATTGAGCATCGAACCGAAGGATTTGTACTGGGCGTAGGTGGCAACATGTTTAAATTAGCGGGGGCGGTTATTTTATTTGGTGTTTTTTCTGCTTTTGTCATTGCCTTAATTAAAACCACTTTAATCCAGTGGGGTGGTTTATAA
- a CDS encoding DUF6431 domain-containing protein, with protein sequence MKTYLLEFLVRGAGRIPSPCCGKDMLVRGTKNRKAKDHTGQSKTYNIRRLQCTNCQTIHHELPDLLIPYKRYEAECIEDVLTNPSTHIVPADDSTLSRWYGWFHQFVDYWIGCLNSIMIRTNQGNIPLDVTSKCSGTALQRIGRLAGDANGWLTRIVRPIVNINLWIHTRSAFIVQ encoded by the coding sequence TTGAAAACATACTTACTGGAGTTTTTAGTTAGGGGTGCGGGGAGGATTCCTTCCCCATGCTGCGGGAAAGACATGTTGGTTAGAGGTACAAAGAATCGAAAAGCCAAGGATCATACAGGTCAGAGTAAGACATATAACATCCGAAGATTGCAGTGCACCAATTGTCAGACCATTCATCATGAACTTCCAGATTTATTGATTCCTTATAAACGCTATGAGGCTGAATGTATCGAAGACGTTCTTACGAACCCGTCCACCCACATTGTTCCCGCCGATGATTCCACTCTTTCGAGATGGTACGGCTGGTTTCATCAATTTGTGGATTATTGGATAGGCTGTTTGAATTCCATCATGATCAGAACCAACCAAGGAAATATCCCCCTGGATGTCACGTCCAAATGTTCAGGGACCGCACTTCAAAGGATAGGACGCTTGGCAGGAGATGCCAATGGATGGCTAACAAGAATTGTCCGGCCCATCGTAAATATTAATTTATGGATACACACCCGTTCTGCATTCATTGTCCAATAA
- a CDS encoding DDE-type integrase/transposase/recombinase: protein MREHKKSEELAVQRFQLISPLLAEGLDAGKVKELRDQIVKASGLSERTIRRYLAQFQEDGFGGLKPQGRKGARKSEAIPPHLLEQAILLRKEVPSRSVAQIIQILEWEGLAEPGQIKRSTLQEKLTEKGYSTRHMRLYSQTGVAARRFQKRHRNQLWQSDIKYGPYLPIGPNGMKKQVYLVAFIDDATRFVLHAAFYPTLDSRIIEDSFRQAIQKYGVPEAVYFDNGKQYRTKWMSRTCSKIGTRLTYTRPYSAESKGKIERFNRIIDSFISEAVIEKPNTLDRLNELFQVWLTECYQNKPHSALGEKISPETAFRSDKKAIRFIDPDTLSNAFLHCETRKVDKSGCISFMDQKYEVGLAFIGRQVEVVYDPANIKELTIEFEDHTPWKAKKLVIGERAGKRPALPEHLQVQDVESSRLLKAAERKNQKRQTEQKPAVTFRAVWKEDDSRV, encoded by the coding sequence ATGAGGGAACATAAGAAATCAGAGGAATTGGCAGTGCAGCGTTTTCAGCTGATATCCCCTTTATTGGCAGAGGGGCTTGACGCTGGGAAGGTAAAGGAATTAAGAGACCAAATAGTGAAGGCCAGCGGTCTTTCAGAAAGAACCATCAGGCGATATTTGGCTCAATTTCAGGAAGATGGGTTTGGGGGACTAAAGCCACAAGGAAGAAAAGGTGCTCGTAAGTCTGAAGCTATCCCTCCTCATTTATTGGAACAGGCAATCCTTCTGCGTAAGGAAGTGCCAAGCCGGAGCGTAGCACAAATCATACAGATACTCGAGTGGGAAGGGTTGGCTGAGCCAGGACAGATCAAAAGGTCAACGCTCCAGGAAAAGCTCACTGAAAAAGGTTACAGCACACGGCATATGCGACTTTATTCCCAGACAGGAGTAGCTGCCAGGAGATTTCAGAAGCGACATCGCAACCAACTATGGCAATCAGATATCAAGTATGGCCCTTACCTGCCGATTGGTCCCAATGGAATGAAGAAACAAGTGTATCTTGTCGCCTTTATCGACGACGCAACCAGGTTTGTGCTTCATGCAGCTTTCTACCCTACATTGGATTCAAGGATCATTGAGGATTCCTTCCGTCAGGCCATCCAGAAGTATGGTGTTCCAGAGGCTGTCTATTTTGATAATGGAAAGCAATATCGAACCAAATGGATGTCGCGTACCTGCTCAAAAATAGGCACCCGCCTTACTTACACACGGCCGTACTCAGCTGAATCAAAAGGGAAAATTGAACGCTTCAATAGAATCATAGATTCATTCATCAGTGAGGCTGTCATCGAAAAACCCAATACACTTGATCGTCTGAATGAGCTTTTCCAAGTGTGGCTGACAGAGTGTTATCAGAATAAGCCTCATTCTGCACTTGGGGAGAAAATTAGCCCGGAAACGGCATTTCGTTCAGATAAGAAAGCGATTCGGTTCATCGATCCGGATACGTTGAGTAATGCATTTCTCCATTGTGAAACGAGAAAAGTCGATAAATCAGGATGTATCAGCTTCATGGATCAAAAATATGAGGTGGGCCTGGCATTCATTGGACGACAGGTTGAGGTTGTTTATGACCCTGCGAATATCAAGGAGCTGACCATTGAGTTCGAGGATCATACTCCTTGGAAGGCCAAAAAGCTTGTCATAGGGGAAAGAGCTGGGAAGCGTCCTGCATTACCTGAGCACCTACAGGTGCAGGATGTAGAATCTTCAAGACTATTAAAGGCAGCTGAACGAAAGAACCAAAAACGTCAAACTGAACAGAAACCTGCCGTGACCTTCCGTGCCGTTTGGAAGGAGGATGATTCTCGTGTTTGA
- a CDS encoding AAA family ATPase, with the protein MFEAFYEMDNTPFARDLPTDQLYDSSMMQEILGRLKYTAERQLFAVLSGDSGTGKTTTIRKFVDKLDKGKFHILYLSDSKLTPRHFYKGLLEQLGSEAKFYRGDAKRQLHREIELMKGIRGLQPVVVVDEAHLLDREMLEEVRFLLNFKMDSQSPMALILVGQSELWDRLRLQSYAAIRQRIDIQFQLGHLDRAQVEEYVSRHLRYAGVDQPIFSDGALDEIHRFSGGAARLINKLCTHSLLYGSQNGRRIIDDHMIKQVIQGELS; encoded by the coding sequence GTGTTTGAAGCCTTCTATGAAATGGATAACACCCCTTTCGCCAGAGATCTTCCGACTGATCAATTGTATGATTCCTCCATGATGCAAGAAATCCTTGGAAGGCTGAAGTACACAGCTGAAAGACAGCTTTTTGCCGTTTTGAGTGGGGATAGTGGTACTGGAAAGACCACGACCATCCGTAAGTTTGTGGACAAATTGGATAAAGGGAAATTCCATATCCTTTACCTGTCCGACTCTAAATTAACACCTCGTCATTTTTACAAAGGTCTTTTGGAACAGTTAGGCTCCGAAGCGAAGTTTTATCGAGGAGATGCAAAACGGCAGCTTCATCGTGAGATTGAATTAATGAAAGGCATACGAGGGCTACAACCTGTGGTGGTAGTGGACGAAGCCCATCTTCTGGACCGGGAAATGCTTGAAGAGGTTCGTTTCTTACTGAACTTCAAAATGGATTCGCAAAGTCCGATGGCACTCATTCTCGTCGGTCAAAGTGAATTGTGGGATCGTCTTCGACTCCAATCCTACGCAGCGATACGCCAAAGAATCGATATCCAATTCCAGTTAGGACATCTCGATCGTGCCCAGGTTGAGGAATATGTTTCTAGGCATCTTCGTTATGCTGGAGTTGATCAACCAATTTTCTCTGACGGGGCGCTCGACGAAATCCATCGGTTTTCTGGTGGTGCCGCAAGGCTGATAAATAAACTCTGCACACATAGTCTACTCTATGGCTCACAAAATGGCCGAAGGATCATTGACGACCATATGATCAAGCAAGTCATACAGGGTGAGCTTTCATGA
- a CDS encoding DUF5348 domain-containing protein: MKSRWKEMNYNEELDCWVVFWGDNSGYKMRCGEWFDLHLGSGKTLSCRLELGRDWYILTGRNDVRFYLKKNETYQVDL; encoded by the coding sequence ATGAAAAGTCGCTGGAAAGAAATGAATTACAATGAAGAGTTGGATTGTTGGGTCGTGTTTTGGGGAGACAATTCTGGTTATAAGATGAGATGTGGTGAATGGTTTGATCTACATCTGGGAAGTGGGAAGACTCTTTCCTGCCGCTTGGAATTGGGCAGAGACTGGTATATCCTTACGGGTCGAAATGATGTTAGGTTCTACCTTAAGAAAAATGAGACGTATCAAGTTGATTTGTAA
- a CDS encoding YhcN/YlaJ family sporulation lipoprotein, which produces MKDKITTLKNLLFIIMVIGFASGCNGNQNEFIQGNSTFGISQVHTSKPIDQSVANHAKEKIIAKEDITDVKAVNTDKELLAAIKVENFDRFRLKSIEKSVKSDLEKIYPDYKVFVSTDKKIFWELEKVEQRLKKNDMNKKNLKKDLNKLKSLMKEQTVNDVLQCPELDGVDCPKTDGFTVQK; this is translated from the coding sequence TTGAAAGATAAAATAACCACATTGAAAAACCTACTTTTTATTATAATGGTCATTGGTTTCGCATCAGGATGTAATGGTAATCAAAATGAATTTATTCAAGGTAATAGTACTTTTGGTATTTCACAAGTACATACAAGTAAGCCAATTGATCAATCCGTTGCCAATCATGCGAAAGAAAAGATAATTGCCAAGGAAGATATTACAGACGTAAAAGCTGTGAATACTGATAAAGAGCTTTTGGCAGCGATTAAAGTTGAGAATTTTGATCGATTTCGATTAAAGAGTATCGAGAAGTCAGTAAAATCCGACTTAGAAAAAATATATCCGGACTATAAAGTTTTTGTTTCGACTGATAAAAAAATATTCTGGGAGCTTGAAAAGGTCGAGCAAAGACTGAAAAAAAACGATATGAATAAGAAGAACTTAAAAAAGGATTTGAACAAACTGAAAAGTCTTATGAAGGAACAAACTGTTAATGACGTTCTCCAATGTCCAGAACTTGACGGTGTTGATTGTCCTAAAACTGACGGATTCACTGTCCAAAAATGA
- a CDS encoding DUF1657 domain-containing protein translates to MTVINDVKTALAGLKSAQASFETFALGTDNQQAKQLYQDAAKQTQSVVDSIEPRVQQIEQEEPQYKQQ, encoded by the coding sequence ATGACAGTAATAAATGACGTTAAAACAGCTCTAGCAGGATTGAAAAGTGCTCAAGCAAGTTTTGAAACATTTGCTCTTGGTACAGATAATCAACAAGCTAAGCAACTTTACCAAGATGCAGCTAAGCAAACCCAATCCGTTGTAGACAGCATTGAACCACGTGTTCAACAAATCGAACAAGAAGAACCTCAATACAAACAACAGTAA
- a CDS encoding DUF1657 domain-containing protein yields MTVINDVKTALAGLKSAQASFETFALSTDNEQAKQLYQDAAKQTQSVLQSVEPRVQQIEQEEPQYKQQ; encoded by the coding sequence ATGACAGTCATAAATGACGTTAAAACAGCTTTAGCCGGATTAAAAAGCGCTCAAGCTAGCTTTGAAACATTTGCTCTTAGTACAGATAATGAACAAGCGAAGCAGCTTTACCAAGATGCTGCTAAACAAACCCAATCTGTTTTACAAAGCGTTGAACCACGCGTTCAACAAATCGAACAAGAAGAACCACAATACAAACAACAATAA
- a CDS encoding spore coat protein yields MENNNPNKIKNPETPVPKTPQMNDRDFLNDALTTEKYISSSYSTALKEASHGSLYRTIASISQETEDCHRNLYNLMFKNGWYALEKETPQTIQQSVQQFSNYMQSQDPYRGNLIQ; encoded by the coding sequence GTGGAAAATAATAATCCAAACAAAATTAAGAATCCTGAAACACCAGTTCCCAAGACGCCGCAAATGAACGATAGAGATTTTCTAAACGATGCCTTAACTACGGAAAAATATATATCTTCCTCATATTCGACTGCATTAAAAGAAGCAAGCCATGGGTCGTTGTATCGTACAATTGCGTCTATTTCCCAAGAAACTGAAGACTGTCACCGGAATCTATATAACTTAATGTTTAAAAACGGATGGTACGCTTTGGAAAAAGAAACTCCACAAACTATTCAACAATCGGTTCAACAATTTTCTAACTACATGCAAAGCCAAGATCCATATAGAGGCAATTTAATACAATAA
- a CDS encoding S8 family peptidase: MTKIPRSLLVTVSVLILLSIGLLFLVQNTRNKENHENKTVAVKNNTPITNVQNVEKEKNVLQINSLSMGQTIKNQLRNDPSVFLIKHNEKTESHYIKKEVNVAFKTLPSTKELERMAQEINGTIIKKQNSTIVFRSNTLSTKELIEYFNSQAMVEFAEPNYLYLQNQIGLPNDLLYREQYQWNLSAIQAEAGWDITKGDEHIIIAVIDTGVDLDHPDLRRRITNGYNVLLNNNFPDDDNGHGTHVAGIIASETNNHEGVAGITWYNKIMPIKAMGAEGHGTTFDIAKGIFWAVDHGADIINMSLGNYQHSSLLKGAIDYAYSKNVVLIAAAGNENTMQPSFPAAFPNVLSVAAVSYTGQRAPFSNYGDYIDVAAPGVQIPSTYFNQQYAALSGTSMASPHVAGLAGLLLSVNPNLTNQEVIDIIKNSTYDLGIPGTDHEFGSGLINVKNGLEDAQSKRQ; this comes from the coding sequence ATGACAAAAATACCAAGGTCCTTATTGGTTACTGTTTCCGTACTTATTCTTTTATCCATAGGGTTATTATTCTTAGTACAAAATACAAGAAACAAAGAGAATCACGAAAATAAAACAGTTGCTGTCAAAAACAATACCCCTATAACCAATGTCCAAAATGTTGAAAAAGAAAAAAATGTTCTTCAAATAAACAGCCTTTCCATGGGTCAAACCATCAAGAATCAATTAAGAAATGATCCTTCCGTTTTTCTAATAAAACACAATGAAAAAACGGAGAGTCATTATATTAAGAAAGAAGTAAACGTTGCATTCAAGACTCTTCCCTCAACAAAGGAATTAGAAAGGATGGCACAGGAGATCAATGGCACGATCATTAAAAAGCAAAATTCTACGATTGTTTTTCGTTCTAATACGCTTTCGACCAAGGAACTTATTGAATATTTTAACAGTCAGGCTATGGTTGAATTTGCTGAACCCAATTATCTTTATCTGCAAAATCAAATTGGACTTCCTAATGATTTGCTATATAGAGAACAATACCAATGGAACTTATCGGCAATTCAAGCAGAAGCAGGCTGGGATATCACCAAAGGGGATGAACATATCATTATTGCTGTTATAGACACTGGCGTTGATCTGGACCATCCTGATTTGAGAAGACGAATTACAAATGGTTATAATGTACTGTTGAATAATAATTTCCCTGATGATGACAACGGGCATGGCACCCATGTAGCAGGAATCATTGCATCAGAAACAAACAACCATGAAGGTGTTGCAGGCATCACTTGGTATAACAAAATTATGCCTATAAAAGCAATGGGTGCCGAAGGGCATGGGACGACCTTTGATATAGCAAAAGGGATTTTTTGGGCAGTGGATCATGGAGCCGATATCATTAATATGAGTTTAGGCAATTATCAGCATTCTTCCCTTTTAAAAGGGGCAATCGATTATGCATACAGTAAAAATGTTGTCTTGATTGCTGCAGCAGGAAATGAAAATACTATGCAGCCGAGCTTTCCAGCTGCTTTTCCTAATGTTCTCAGTGTCGCTGCCGTAAGTTACACCGGACAACGTGCCCCTTTCTCAAATTATGGAGATTATATCGATGTTGCAGCTCCCGGAGTTCAAATTCCGAGCACCTATTTTAACCAGCAGTATGCAGCTTTATCAGGTACTTCTATGGCTTCGCCTCATGTGGCAGGACTTGCTGGCCTCTTGCTTTCAGTAAACCCTAATTTAACGAACCAAGAAGTAATAGACATTATTAAGAATTCTACTTATGATTTAGGAATCCCTGGAACTGATCACGAATTTGGTAGTGGCTTAATTAATGTAAAGAATGGATTGGAAGATGCCCAAAGCAAAAGGCAATAA
- a CDS encoding PLD nuclease N-terminal domain-containing protein, which yields MLFIAIWEVRRPAKALNWIVIVLVLPVIGFLLYLSISNPKLIHRKRLTSSHNESDKLPDTYSDSASIIADALRYFTVGGLGFESAKSKLEFKSTSTTKE from the coding sequence ATGTTATTCATAGCAATTTGGGAAGTTCGTCGGCCAGCCAAAGCTTTGAATTGGATAGTAATCGTCCTTGTTTTGCCTGTCATTGGTTTCTTACTATATCTTAGCATATCAAATCCCAAGCTTATTCATCGTAAAAGATTGACCTCTTCTCATAATGAGTCTGATAAGTTACCTGATACATATAGTGATTCAGCATCGATAATCGCCGATGCTTTAAGGTATTTTACTGTAGGCGGGCTTGGCTTCGAGTCGGCAAAGTCCAAGCTGGAGTTCAAATCTACCAGTACGACAAAGGAATGA
- a CDS encoding spore germination protein, which yields MALIRKRIKSSSMVYETKKVGVRTKTTVAILYMRDIVDPKIVQDVKNKLDDLHIDGAFSATQLEELMESLIIKTVAIFHC from the coding sequence GTGGCGTTAATTCGGAAACGAATCAAATCAAGCAGCATGGTTTATGAAACGAAAAAAGTAGGCGTTCGCACGAAAACAACCGTTGCAATTCTTTACATGCGTGACATTGTTGATCCTAAGATTGTTCAAGATGTAAAGAATAAATTAGATGATCTTCACATTGACGGAGCGTTTAGCGCCACTCAGCTAGAAGAATTAATGGAAAGCCTTATAATCAAAACGGTTGCTATATTTCATTGCTAA
- a CDS encoding N-acetylmuramoyl-L-alanine amidase family protein: protein MFKLYLDPGHGRMDPGAIGNGMQEKEITLNISHSIRNLLENHYEGLQIKMSRTADITRSLKERTDDANAFGTGAKGWICGRSGSQCGVNSETNQIKQHGL from the coding sequence ATGTTTAAATTATATTTAGATCCTGGTCACGGGAGAATGGACCCAGGAGCTATTGGCAATGGGATGCAGGAAAAAGAAATTACCTTAAATATTTCCCATAGCATCCGAAATCTCTTGGAAAACCATTATGAAGGCCTGCAAATTAAAATGAGTAGAACAGCAGATATTACGCGCAGCTTGAAAGAACGTACAGATGATGCGAATGCTTTCGGTACGGGGGCCAAAGGATGGATTTGTGGAAGAAGTGGGAGTCAATGTGGCGTTAATTCGGAAACGAATCAAATCAAGCAGCATGGTTTATGA